The Tripterygium wilfordii isolate XIE 37 chromosome 17, ASM1340144v1, whole genome shotgun sequence genome has a window encoding:
- the LOC119982568 gene encoding protein STICHEL-like: MAAMRVSDPSRLHLKKELTQIRKAARVLRDPGTTSSWKSPLSTSRSAAAVVEAASNSASVWKQQQQLQESAFVRQDVNGNDVHLNTHFDFSQLPINNNNASGKDKEKRVFLYNWKNQKSLSKKEEDDVSFSIPECLDDNLSDARNGGDSKSDTYTGETRSASKMFRCRDTNNVALGMSSVKRVAGNKKKSRKHKSHLDILSGYQRKDNDLDKKVNVGGLPKGHPPMALSSVRGDSVEQSDDTEEYNISEDLRKAYGLSPLLLKLRQKGWAHSPSKLLRSSRKEDSSYSYSTPALSTSSFNRYNHRNPSNVGDWDATTTSFNDGDDEGDDNLDFPGRKGCGIPCYWSRRTPKHKGSFGGCYSPSLSDTLRRKGSSMLCGSQSMYHRHRRASSVPNKWRSTPRNAPGLVPLLANSADGRGGSSLGTGCSDDELSTNFGELDLEALSRLDGRRWSSSCRSQVGLEIVPLNGEGEEEGTPENIQSLSHKYKPTFFDELVGQNIVVQSLTNAILKGRIAPVYLLQGPRGTGKTSAARIFAAALNCQCTEETKPCGHCRDCSDIFSGKSRDLWEVDGTDKKKIDKVRYFLKKITGGLPSASSRYKVFVIDECHLLLSKTWLAFLKFLEESPQRIVFIFITTDPDNVPRTVQSRCQKYLFNKIKDGDIVSRLKKISSLENLDIESDALDLIALNADGSLRDAETMLDQLSLLGRKITTSLVNELVGVVSDEKLLELLELALSSNTSETVKRARELMDSGIDPTVLMSQLASLIMDIIAGTYNIIDAKYNDPFFGGRSLTEAELEKLKHALKLLSEAEKQIRVSSERSTWFTAALLQLGSVASPDFTLSSSSRRQSSRTTVEDQSSASREARYVPRKSTSPVSLHMTVNGNSSHQGELTTQPDGFGPSHNQLMDGHISSASHDAIMIGNMYFRNSDKLNDIWAKCIERCHSKTLRQLLHAHGKLLSISEVEGVMVAYIAFGDETIKSRVERFLSSIRNSIEMVLRCNVEIRIIILPVAEGLANHSLVGQKRTEATIVGSRHDFEAGLNGGEQGYCNSSPLLNGSMKSTSGSRESLAEANSEINGTKPKRQVIPMQRIESIIREQRLETAWLQAMDKGTPGSLSRLKPEKNQILPQDSTYNQTQLESATSIGVPSQHWEDELNHELKVLKMQDKRTLQKDQPSRRIDHYTMSPSLLHHSAFAGSLSRENLGYESGAGGGGCSGLFCWNTNKRTHIRGKVKRTTNPSRGSRRFCLFGECGQPKNSESRSRR, encoded by the exons ATGGCAGCAATGAGAGTATCTGATCCAAGCAGGCTTCACTTGAAGAAGGAGCTCACACAAATCCGAAAGGCTGCCCGGGTGTTGCGGGATCCAGGGACTACTTCGTCATGGAAGTCACCTCTTAGTACTTCTAGATCTGCAGCAGCTGTAGTTGAAGCAGCTTCCAACTCTGCTTCCGTTTggaagcagcagcaacaactaCAAGAGAGTGCATTTGTAAGACAAGATGTTAATGGTAATGATGTTCACTTGAATACccattttgatttttctcaacttCCTATTAACAATAACAATGCCAGTGGGAAAGACAAGGAGAAAAGGGTGTTTCTGTACAACTGGAAGAACCAGAAATCATTAAGCAAAAAGGAGGAAGATGATGTGTCTTTCTCGATTCCGGAGTGTCTTGATGACAATTTGAGTGATGCTAGAAATGGTGGGGATTCCAAGAGTGATACTTACACTGGGGAGACAAGGTCTGCCTCCAAGATGTTTAGGTGTAGAGATACAAATAATGTGGCATTAGGCATGTCATCAGTGAAAAGAGTGGCAGGAAATAAGAAGAAGAGTAGGAAACATAAATCTCATTTGGATATTTTATCCGGATATCAAAGGAAAGATAATGATCTTGATAAGAAAGTTAATGTGGGAGGATTGCCTAAGGGACATCCTCCAATGGCTTTAAGTTCAGTGAGGGGTGATTCTGTGGAGCAATCTGATGATACTGAAGAGTATAATATTTCAGAGGATTTAAGAAAAGCTTATGGTTTATCACCATTGTTGTTGAAGCTAAGGCAAAAGGGTTGGGCACATTCACCGTCTAAATTATTGAGAAGTAGTAGAAAGGAGGACTCTTCTTATTCATATAGCACTCCAGCTTTGTCAACTAGTTCTTTTAATAGGTATAATCATCGCAACCCAAGCAATGTTGGAGATTGGGATGCCACTACAACATCTTTCAATGATGGGGATGATGAGGGGGATGACAATTTGGATTTTCCAGGACGAAAGGGATGTGGGATTCCTTGCTATTGGTCTAGGAGGACTCCGAAACATAAGGGTTCGTTTGGTGGTTGTtattctccatctctttcagATACGCTACGGAGGAAAGGAAGTAGCATGTTATGTGGTAGTCAGTCAATGTATCATAGACACCGACGTGCATCATCCGTTCCCAATAAGTGGCGAAGCACTCCCAGAAATGCTCCAGGTCTTGTCCCATTGCTAGCTAATAGTGCTGATGGCAGAGGAGGCTCATCCTTGGGTACTGGCTGTAGTGATGATGAGCTTTCTACCAATTTTGGGGAGCTTGATTTGGAAGCTTTAAGTAGATTGGATGGAAGGAGGTGGTCCTCTAGCTGTAGGAGTCAAGTTGGGTTAGAGATTGTACCTTTAAATGGGGAAGGGGAGGAGGAAGGTACACCAGAGAATATCCAGAGTTTAAGCCATAAATACAAGCCAACATTCTTTGATGAATTGGTTGGGCAGAATATCGTGGTCCAATCACTTACGAATGCTATTCTAAAGGGACGGATTGCCCCTGTTTACCTTCTCCAGGGTCCCCGTGGGACTGGTAAGACCTCAGCAGCTAGGATTTTTGCTGCTGCTCTGAATTGTCAGTGTACTGAAGAAACTAAGCCATGTGGGCATTGCAGGGATTGCTCTGATATATTCTCTGGAAAGAGCAGGGATCTGTGGGAAGTTGATGGTACAGATAAGAAGAAAATTGACAAGGTTAGATACTTTCTGAAAAAGATTACTGGGGGCCTTCCATCAGCCTCCTCACGATATAAGGTTTTTGTTATTGATGAGTGCCACTTGCTGCTCTCTAAGACATGGCTGGCATTTCTCAAATTTCTTGAAGAATCACCACAACGAATTGTGTTCATATTCATTACAACTGATCCTGACAATGTGCCTCGAACTGTACAATCGCGTTGTCAGAAGTACCtgtttaacaaaattaaagatGGTGATATTGTATCCAGGTTGAAGAAAATATCCTCCCTGGAGAATTTGGATATTGAGTCAGATGCCTTGGATTTGATTGCGCTGAATGCTGATGGTTCACTTCGTGATGCGGAGACTATGTTAGACCAGTTGAGTTTGCTGGGAAGAAAGATCACTACATCTCTTGTAAATGAACTT GTGGGGGTTGTTTCAGATGAGAAATTACTAGAACTTCTGGAGTTAGCTTTGTCGTCTAACACCTCAGAAACAGTGAAAAGAGCAAGGGAGTTGATGGACTCGGGGATTGATCCAACTGTTTtgatgtctcaacttgctagtctCATTATGGATATCATTGCTGGAACTTACAACATCATTGATGCCAAGTACAATGATCCCTTTTTTGGAGGTCGAAGTT TGACTGAAGCAGAGCTGGAGAAACTAAAGCATGCTTTAAAGCTTCTCTCAGAGGCTGAGAAACAGATAAGGGTTTCCAGTGAACGTTCAACATGGTTCACAGCAGCTCTTTTGCAGCTTGGATCAGTGGCTTCTCCAGATTTCACTCTGTCCAGCAGCAGTAGGAGACAGAGTTCTAGGACAACTGTGGAAGATCAATCAAGTGCTTCAAGAGAAGCTAGATATGTGCCTCGAAAGTCAACATCGCCTGTTTCCTTACATATGACAGTAAATGGGAATTCCAGCCATCAAGGGGAATTAACAACACAACCTGATGGTTTTGGTCCCTCACATAACCAATTAATGGATGGTCATATCTCTTCTGCCTCACATGATGCCATAATGATAGGAAACATGTATTTCAGAAACTCAGACAAGTTGAATGACATATGGGCAAAGTGTATTGAGAGGTGCCACTCAAAAACACTTAGACAACTACTGCATGCTCATGGAAAGCTTTTATCTATCTCTGAAGTCGAAG gagTTATGGTTGCTTATATTGCTTTTGGGGATGAAACTATCAAATCTAGAGTTGAAAGGTTTCTAAGCAGTATCAGAAACTCCATTGAAATGGTCCTGAGATGCAATGTAGAAATTAGAATTATCATATTGCCAGTGGCGGAGGGTTTGGCAAATCATTCACTAGTTGGGCAGAAAAGAACTGAAGCAACTATTGTAGGGAGTCGTCATGATTTTGAAGCAGGACTGAATGGAGGAGAACAAGGGTATTGCAATTCTTCACCACTGCTAAATGGTTCCATGAAATCTACTTCTGGATCACGAGAGTCACTTGCTGAAGCCAATTCTGAGATTAATGGTACAAAACCGAAAAGGCAGGTTATCCCAATGCAGAGAATAGAATCCATTATCCGTGAGCAAAGGCTAGAAACTGCATGGTTACAGGCCATGGATAAAGGCACCCCTGGATCTTTGAGTCGTTTGAAGCCTGAAAAGAACCAGATCCTTCCTCAGGACAGCACATACAATCAAACTCAACTAGAATCTGCAACTTCAATTGGAGTGCCTTCTCAGCACTGGGAAGATGAATTAAATCATGAG